ctgaacaaggcagttaacccactgttcctaggcagtcattgaaaataagaatttgttcttaaccggcttgcctagtaaaataacagtataaaaaaaaaaaggttaaatatatatacacatgctgATCACATTTCACTCTGTCATGTTTGCAACAACGAAACAAGATTTGTTTTGTTTAGATTTTACATGCAACCCACTAGTCAATATCTACATGGCtttatctcttcctccctcgtcAAAAATGTCTCTGTCTGTGCATTTGTCTGGCTTTATCAGTATGATTGTAAGCAAGGTTACATGAAAAAGGGAGCCAGAAAGCCATACATTACCTTGTCTTGTAGGGCCAGCACAAGAGTTTTGTGCACATTCAGTTTGACTGTGACTTCTGGCTTGCTGGCGCACACATAACAGTTGGCACTGGGTGGGTCCAAAGCACACGGAACCAGCAACTTTTTCCTGGGGTTGGGCTGCTTGTTCAGGAAGATCTAGGAAGACAATACAGGAATGGACATTGGAATAGGTTTCAGATCACACTAGCTATACACTAAAACAGCCCTAAGTTGCCATTAAATTATTCACAACCACAGGGTATCTGCAGGTTCAATGACGCTACATTTTTAATGGCACTTGGAATGCAAATTAATACGAACTTGATGTctgcacgcaccacacacacgccAATATTCCTCTCCAGAAATGAGCACATATTGGCAAAAATAAGTCTTTTTTTGGGCTGACTTTCATCAGAAGGCTATAGCTTATATTATCAGGCAGGTGTGCCATTTTAGGCTTACTGATGTAGCATAGTGGCTAGGTTATAGATGGGTAAAGCATGGGGTTGCCCATCTGCATTTGTTTAGGTTACCCCGATGGGCTAATcattataacctttatttaactaggcaagtcagttaagaacaaattcttatttacaatgacggcctaccctggccaaaccctaacgacactgggtcaattgtgtgccgccctatgcgactcccaatcacagccgggtgtgatacagcagggaatcgaaccagggtctgtagtgacacctctagcactgagatgcagtgtcttcgaccactgcgccactcgggagccctttcATTAGCTAGATCACAAACTAAGTGTTCAGAATATTTTGGGTTCAATACCTAAACCAGCCTAGTATAATGACACTCAATATCATAATGATACCACTGCCTTAAAGTCAAATATACAGCACTGTTACTCTGCATCTGGAGAGCTAGGCCACATAGGAGTCAGATTAACAACGTCCTGTTGAGCAGTGTGCTAGAGTAGAGCTGGACCAAAAGTCTACACACTCAATCGCTCGCTCTGAGGTATTATGCTATAACATTAGCCTACAACCAAGAAGTCTAATATATTCCTTAATTCCGTGAAACAGGTATAAAATGGCTATACTTTGAAGCAAAGTAACTAAGCAGGAGAGCTCTAGACTTACTTGGCACTGGGAAAAAGTAAGACCTGGCAAAAGTTAGATATTTCAACTAACATGTTCAGGGAACGCATGATGGATATTTTTATGTGCAGCATGTCAAGGCAGGATCCAGAATAATCACAATTATTTTTGGCTCTTTAGAGAGATTAACTTGCCGGCATTGTTTGTGTACATTGGCATAGGCCATGCCTATATGCTAcataactcaaatcaaatgttatggtcacatgcgccaaatacaacaggtgtagaatttacagtgaaatgcttgtttacGATCTCTTTCAAACGATGCAGTTAAAAAATTATTAAAATAGTAACAAGAGGAATgatcaatgccaagcgtcggctggattGGTGTAAAgttcaccgccattggactctggagcagtggaaaagcatCCTCTGGGAGTGGTGGATCACACTCAGCCATCCGGCAGTCCAACAGACGATTCGGTGTTTGGTGGGTGTCAGGAGAACggtacctgcccgaatgcatattgccaactgtaaagtttggtggaggaggaataatggtctggggctgttttccatggttcgggctaggccccttagttccagtgaagggaaatcttaacgctactgcattcaattacattctagacaattctgtgcttccaactgtgtggcaacagtttggggaaggccctatcCTGTTTCATGAAATTGCCCGTGTACAAAgtgaggttcatacagaaatggtttggcgagatcggtgtggaagaagtGGACTGGCCTGCCACGCCCTTGACTTTAGGGGCCCACAGTTACACTGCAACCATCACAGCTACTATTACAGGGAATGATACAAAATGACAGGCAGGTAAGAGGGCTACAACAAAACCGTTCTGTCACCAAATGTATTTTGAAATAAATGCTGTGTTGTGTACTTAAAATTATGAGTTTTGAAAATAGTTCCCCATTCCTACTGTCAAACTTCCCccggggtgtattcattagttgcACACCATAGCAAAACGTTTAGCAACGGAAGCGGTTAGATCCAAACGGAAAATGGTATGCAACGAAAACAAGAGTTtgtattggacaagttcaggttcGTCCTGTTTGGTTCCTAGTTAATATGACAAAATGTTTGAAGGCTTAGAACCACCCTTAGCAGAAAGGATCACTCCTGATTTCTCACTGTGCGACACTGCTCCACATCTCCTGAAAGAATCTTCAGTGCCTCCAGCACTATGAGGCCAGCAATGACTGCATTGGTCGTGGCAATCGCTGGGATGATGTTCCCTGCCATGGCTGCAAGGAACAATTTACAACACGTCAAAACAGCTTACTAGGAAACAGACCTTGCAACATTTTTATCAAAAGTAAAATCACTTATAATAAATCAtcaaaataacatacatttttttttttttacaaatgctaGACAGCTTTCACTCAAAATACCCACACTTGATGTCAAAACGGCTCTTCATATTCATGCTGAAAATATACATGCGCAGGTTGGCAGCTGCTGTCACAAAGTCCATCGCTGGAGGATCATCCTAGCAACAAGAGGAAGACAATCATATGGCCTGCCAAAGAACTTGCAATGAAACTTTAAGCTTAAACTATGAGCACATCTTCACCGTTCTGTTGTACCTTGATAATATATTGTGTTCCAGTTTAGACCCTGCAGTTATCCATCCAAAGCCATTCCCTGTGTCCTCACCTTGTCCCACACAAGCTCTGCTCCATCCCCTTTGTCAGCCAGCACGGAGTGCAGGGTTTCCACGCTGCGGGAGAAGAGCTGGCAGTAGCCTCCCACACCCAACACCTGCTGGTCCTTCAATCCCGTCCCAGTCACCCCCTGGGGACACGCTATCACACAACCAGAGAGAATCACAAACCTAAACCTCAAAGCTTCTATAACAAGACCAGAAAATGAATCAGAAAATATTCAAATTCAATTTGTATTAGAAGATGTTCTCATTCAATTTcattgaaaaataaaaataaaaatctactTCAAATTGGAGCAATATAATATAGGATGTGAATATCTTACTAAGTTTCTGATGCTCAAGCCAATCCAGAGGCAGTGGGGCTTTCCTCTTCTTCCACAACTTGTCCATGGTCAGGAGGTACTGGATGTCATCTTTAAAAAGCTGCAGGACCACACAAATATAGTCCTGGACTAGTAGCTATTTCTATACATTTTAATACCCATAGCTTAGGGTAATAAGCTGCTTGACAACAAGACATGGGGCCACATTCAAGCAGTCCTCTAGTAAATGCTTGCTCACCCGTAAGCCTACAGTACCTTGTTGAAGAGTTTGACTGGGTCGTAGCCAGTGGAACGTGCCCAGTCCTTAGTGGACACACGTTTGATGTCTCCATCCTGGTCAGATGCTGTGGCTCGGGCTTCAGTGTCTGCAGGGTTCCCTGGGAATAGGCAACAAATatccaatggcatatattattatccCAAAGAAGCCCAGAGTACACACGACTCAGTCTCATGGAGACCAGGGAGAGTGGCAGTTGGAAAATGTTCAAgtgttttgttatactcacatgAAAGCTCTGGGTCAGCTGTGTCAGGGGACACCTCTTGATCTGCATCTTCCTCTCCAAAAAGCTGGCTGAGGTGGAGATAGAACTGGATTGTCAATACCATGGACGACAGCACAACCAACCTGATCGCAATAACAGATCTACACCAGGAATCCCATCAATAACCCCCTATTGGGTAAAATGAAAAATCTACTCCACAATTGTTTACTACGAGAGAGATACAAGCACTTTTACTAGGCTTACTTGAAAAGGTACTTGGCCCACACAATGCAATGTATGGGCTCAGATGGGGTGTTGCGAATGGTGCAGCCAGGGAATGTTTTCTGTGTGGGTTTGGGCTGGCACTCATAGCACTCAGTAAGACCCTGTAGTGTGTAAAAACAAGAGGAGGGAGGTGGTTGTTATGTGTTACATTGGTGCTCAACATTAACAATTGGATGAATGGTACTCACAGGTTGTGGTTGACAACTACACACATGTGATTCACAATCAAATTGTTAAACTCATCCTTAGAAGTTTATAATCTGTTTCTTACCTTCTTAATAACGGTCACCTGCCCAAGGTAGCCAGCTGTGCCACTCTCAATAAGGGGAATGTCAGCTGCAAGACACATCCTGTTCACATGGTTACGAGCCACTGCAAGGAAGAAAAGATTCAGctggcagcaatgttccaaaaaaCATTTtatgctcttgtaggaagcaatcactcccctattgctgactacaaattatctataactgggctaataactcactaactagccaaaaagatatgaacaaaatgtacacacgtggctacatgcagctcttgctttgatctcaaaacaagcgcatctactcagGACCGCTCATGCTGTCAACATAGTTCAGTTCAAAGTAAATGCCACAGATCCATATATCGCATTtaactatttgcatataggcctactgcagctctgattggttatgccgcaccggtctgtgtagagtacggtcTGAGTAGTGCGTATCAAttcaatagaatcctactccgatgcgttctgcatacaacaaaatctcttggaTACTTagtcttgcatagtttgttttgtttcagtatgttgcattgaaaggggctaatattgcattgattcaATCACAATTGCCAGAGTAATGGGAAACGTtgagtgttaacagggaaaactctagaaagttgtgtgaagttcaatctcgtgcttctctccaTGGGCTTATATTTCTTCTGTGTGGCAGTCCATGGAAGCTGAACGGCAGTCTCGGGCTACTGCacacagcttagagggaacattggctgGCGGTAAGACAAGGACCATAATAATTGGTAAAAGATACCAAATATACTCTACAAACAGACAAATTGACTAGGGATCAGTATTGAGGGTTTCATTAGGAAGGCATTGAGATTCCACTATACCTCGATTGTCCAAGGCATTCATTACAAGCATGAAGTTCCTGAAGAATTCCACATTGTAATCTGGACTGGGAAGGACAAACAGACCAAGGACATCTCAGTTTTCCCATCAGAAACTCAtggtgacaaacacacacaatataataTCATGTGCACAATGAACAATCATGCACATaactacagtagctagttgactTACTTCATGATGCTGTCATGGTAGGCCGTGATATTGGCAGTAGGACAGAATTGCAGCACACTCTCTTTGGCCACCTGCAAGACAGCCACAAGTTCATGTATAGCAGGGGTTGGCAACAGGCAGCCCCCAAGAGTTTTTagtaacaaaataaaaaatatataataaataaaataaatgtagctTTGGGTCAAAAAGCCTATTAATCACCAGTTGTTCAGCTTAAAACTATTTTGATTTAGGAAATCTgctcccaagtattcccacaaataAAAAGAGAGGTGattgtgtctcaatgtaatcaaggaaTGAAATGTTCAAATACAATCTATTTTGGGGCTTAAATTGTGGTAATTTGCAATGTGCAAATTGTTATATTTATGTTCAGGcatcgtgggggggggggggggggggatgtttttattttttttaaatcagcctgcagttgaatctagttgcctacccctgatATAGTATTTTGGTTGTATAGCTACATAGCCTACAGCAAAAGTGAGAATGGACCAAAAGTATCAAGCAGTGATGCATGTTTGTGAAAAGAAACATTGGGTCCCCTACCTGAGCCTTGGACTTTCCCACATGTTTCTTCTGGAACAGGAACTGTCTGTTCAGGTTGCTCACATCAATAATGTCCAGATCAATCTATAATGAACACAGGTAAAGCCAATTAAAATCCAAATCCAAGTTAACAAGACAATTACTAAtagctgcaacaacaaaaaaaatgtacattttgtcaGGTTCACTAAAAGAGTGAATGTATGAAAGAATTTGCTACAAGCAACAATGTATCTAGCTACCTAACAGAAATGCACATTATAAAACACCTGAGGGGTAGAGTACAAAGCAAGATCAATGACTGACCAACCCTGCAGCTAAGCTTATTTACACTGAGCTACACATTTTGGAATGGCAGTGTAGGCCAATCAGCTCATTTGTTGTTCAACGCGACATGCCATTCCATAATGGCCGTTGTGGCTACTGCCCGCTAGTATGAGGACAAAAAGGGCCGTTTTCCAGGAAAAAGCAACAGTATCTCAATCTTTGATGGAGCAGTGTCGATAAAGATAACATTTGGAGTGCAGTGGTATATTCCATCCCTGCATTGAGGTACATTGTCAGACCCATATCTCGCATCGGCTCTAAAGGTGCATTCGTAAAATACTCTTGACGCTCTACTCAGACATCAGAGCGCTCTCTTCTGAGAGGGTTGATCGGGGTGTTCTGGCCTCACAactagtcaagcacccaagctaactgtctCGAATTAGCTAGCTAGACAACTGCTTCCAGGCACAATTGAGAGAACacttcactctgaccatttttaCAGAGGAAGAAAATTgcaaaattgtcagactccagtcacccaaatcgtagactgttctctctgctactgcacggaaagctgtactggagcgccaagtctcggtccaaaaggctccttaacagcttctacccaagcTATAAGATTGCTGAAGAATTCATTAAAAAGCTGTTCTTACACTGCTGCTGATTATCTATGCGTagtaactttacccctacctaaatgtgcaaattaactcaaatAACCTGTACACCCACACCTAGACTCCGTAtgggtaccccctgcatatagcctcgttatttttaTGCCATTTTATTGTGTtgcttttttaaatatatatttttttaactttatttagtaaatattttcttaactctatttcttgaactgcattgttggttaagtgcttgtaagtaagcatttcacgctaCACCTATTGATTTCAGGAtgttacaaatacattttgatttgccctagcagagctggttaggctgttctCATGTTATCTAGGTCGTTAGTGATTAACGGTGCTGTTGAAAACAATTTCATTTAACATTTTTGCTGACGTTTACTGTCACCGGTCATATTTAACGGATGTTTTGTGTTGATAAAttaatcagttattctgcgctctggcacactcagccAGAACACCCAGATCAAACCTACTCCGAGGCCAGAGTCCAGTCTGCGCTCTGAACGCTGAGAGCATAACGCTCTGAATTTAGGAACGCCCCCGAGGGCACTCTGCCACTCCAGACTGAATATAGGAACGCCCCGAGGGCACTCTGCCACTCCAGGCTGAATTTAGGAACACCCCGAGGGCACTCTGCCACTCCAGGCTGAATTTAGGAACGCCCCGAGGGCACTCTGCCACTCCATACTGAATTTAGGAACGCCCCGAGGGCACTCTGCCACTCCAGACTGAATTTAGGAACGCCCCGTGGGCACTCTGCCACTCCAGACTGAATTTAGAAACGCCCCGTGGGCACTCTGCCACTCCAGACTGAATTTAGGTACGGGTGACATGGGTGGCATTTTACCAGGGCGGAACCGGGCGCCGAGGGGGGTTTGCCCAGGGCGCCATattgaaacaaatagccaaaccgaaaacAGCAGACAAAAATGCTTTCTGCTACTGAGAACAGTGAAATTTAGGCTAAACTGACAACGGATTAAAGAGCAGAAATCTCAAATAGCAAGCAAATCGCAGCAATGAAGAACACGAAGGGGAGGAGATTTTCAGCACAACACCGGGAAAGATGAGACTCCTTAGTATTGTCTAACGTTACAGACCAAAGTCAGAACATGGCATGCAATTTACCATTTAGATGAAGTGACAACTGTTAACTAGGTAGTTCTCTTCATTCATGACTATATCTAAAGAGAACGTCACCACTTAAATATAGACATGTTCGAATATAATTATTTTCAGATTAGCTAGCTAGGCCTTTTATATCACCCCGGCAAGTGTCCGCCCCCTGCACGACTTACCACTTCTATATTTTTAAAACCGGTGAGAACAACATTTTTCAAGAGCTCACAGCCAATTCCTCCAGCTCCGACCACCAGCACCCGGCAAGTGGATAAGGAGTCAGCGAGCTCTTTTCGTAGAGACCCCACTAGTTGTAACGTTACCATTGTTGACTGCTTCAAGATAGAAACTGTAGAGGACGAGATAGTAGCTTCTTCTTTTGTGGATTTTATaaggcggttggcaaccaactttagggtacattaccgccaccaactggacaGGAGTGTGGACCAGAGACCGTGAAGGTCTAAATCCTATCCAATATCGGCCTGAGGAGCTCCCTGCCCCCACCTTTTCCTGGATTTtatacaggtgtcttcccttaCTCTCCCTATTCCACAACTCTTGCCACTTATTTTTAAGCAGTGTTCTTATTAATCCATTGGTTTCTGCTTTACTGATTGACAATTCCATCTCAACATTAGGATGTTTAAGAGCCTGCTTAGCAATAATATCCACTTTTCTCCCACATGAGCTGGTACCCAGAGGAACATCACAAATACCCCCATCTGTTTCAAattcaattgtatttgtcacatgctccaaatacaacaggtgtattagaccttaccgtgaaatgcttacttactccACCCTATTCAAACACTGCAAAACCTCAAACAATACATCCTGTCTGCTTTGAGACACACTTGAATTTACACTCATCAGTGTAGCACAGGAGTCAGAGCAGATGACTACCCTGTCTGGCCTCACCTCCTCCACCCACTCTGCAGCCAACATTACGGCCAACAACTCCATTGTGTAAACAGATAAATTATTTGTTGCTCTTTTTGTCACTGCCACCTTAAACTCAGGAACACTAAAAGCTGCTCCTGTCCTCCCTGTTTTAGGGTCCCTAGATTAATCTGTGAATATATTCAAGAAAGTAtagtattttgttcttaaatgttCACTTACAACTGAATCTACTCCTTCCTCAACATCTCTTACCCTCTCAAGCAACCCTATATATATCACTGGTTGAGGGAAAAACCAAAGTGGGATAGCAGAAAGAACCACAGAGGGGCTAAACTCCCTCCAAAaccaccccatctctctcaccaTCTGCTATCCACCCAAAGCTTGTATTCAGATTTTGTTCATGTTCCCAGCACTCAAGGAGCACCTTTTTTGTAGAATGTGTAACCCTATTTCCTTGTAGATTTACCCAATGTCATGGCTGTTGTCTTTTTATATTTAACGGCATCTCTACCTGCATTGCTGCCATCGGAGGTCCTTAGTGCTCCACAACATATTCTTAGGGCTGGGCCTGAAAACATCTAGCTTTTTTAAAGATGTCTGAGCTGCTGATACATATGCTATACTTCCATAATTCATTGATGACCTTAATACCGCTATGTATATCATTTTCAACGCCATTCTATCTGTCCCCCACTCCATTCCTGATAAGCAACATTCAATATTGAATATTGAACATTCAATATTTTCTTTCCTTTGACAACTACTCTGTTAATATGCTCCACCCATGTCATTCATGTCAAACCAGACCCCCAGGAACCTAAACCCTTGGGAGAGTAGCAGTGACCAAAGATTATGGCTATACTGACAAGGTACATGTCTCTcaaccctaacaatgggagtcgttgtccataAAGCGGCCCGGCTTGCTGAATAGCTCCcgcctatcctttctttggattggtggatacatttCATTATTCAAATTATGTTTTGAATATTCGATAAGGGTTGTTGTTGCCAACCACCTGTATTCAATGGAAAGAGATGCTATGCTACTAGCATCAtgtcatgaatatgcatagccatctcAAAATATAGTGTTCTTTTCTCAAAGTTAccgggatgtcacgtgtcctacttatatcagtacacccGTAACAACTTaaacattacgaaacttctattcgatcaaataaatctcacatagcaaataagccatacatttttgttgtagaCTGAAATTTgacactcattgacctccattCAAAAAAGTCCTTGCTTTGTGGGCGAAACAACGAAAAGACGCCACCTGTTGGGCCtcgctcttcttcttcctctctgttgttgatacaagCTAGCTGGTAGCAGGCACCACCTCCTCACTCCAATAGGGGGTGTTCTGCCAAAAGCACACAGCGTGATCCAACTAGTGCCGCCTGCTGGAGAGGCAAGGTTTAGTTTACTTCTCCGATAGTGCAGTTCACAAGTTCACATCAAAACCATGACCAAAACAGCCTTGGTTGGCTTTTTCACTACGTGGGTGGGAAGATATTGTTGGataccattttttatttaaatgttcaaGATAGAGCCATGGCAAATTAACTCAATCCAGATGAACAAAAACATCCAGTCAATCGCGTTGTCAAGCTCAAACAAATAGTCATGATGAAAATTATTAAGAGCCAGAATATAACGAATATAAAACTAGTTTATTGCTTTGAGTGGTGGTATACCTAATCAAAACAGAGAAATTGAGGAATGTCAGATTATGGAGTGGGGGAAGGATGTGATTAGGGAGCTGTACGTGATCATGTTTATCACCACAGGTGATTGGCCAGTCTGGGGTCTCGTCTCAGTCTTTCATCCAGAGCCAGGTATTTCTGGGGGGCTTTGTCCTTAtgcctgaaacacaacccaagtCATCCTTCACAAATAATCTAACAAAATAACTATTGAAGTATGTAAAT
This DNA window, taken from Oncorhynchus kisutch isolate 150728-3 linkage group LG22, Okis_V2, whole genome shotgun sequence, encodes the following:
- the LOC109867208 gene encoding SUMO-activating enzyme subunit 2-like, which codes for MVTLQLVGSLRKELADSLSTCRVLVVGAGGIGCELLKNVVLTGFKNIEVIDLDIIDVSNLNRQFLFQKKHVGKSKAQVAKESVLQFCPTANITAYHDSIMNPDYNVEFFRNFMLVMNALDNRVARNHVNRMCLAADIPLIESGTAGYLGQVTVIKKGLTECYECQPKPTQKTFPGCTIRNTPSEPIHCIVWAKYLFNQLFGEEDADQEVSPDTADPELSWNPADTEARATASDQDGDIKRVSTKDWARSTGYDPVKLFNKLFKDDIQYLLTMDKLWKKRKAPLPLDWLEHQKLTCPQGVTGTGLKDQQVLGVGGYCQLFSRSVETLHSVLADKGDGAELVWDKDDPPAMDFVTAAANLRMYIFSMNMKSRFDIKSMAGNIIPAIATTNAVIAGLIVLEALKILSGDVEQCRTIFLNKQPNPRKKLLVPCALDPPSANCYVCASKPEVTVKLNVHKTLVLALQDKILKEKFGMVAPDVQIEDGKGTILISSEEGETEANNCKFLSDFAIRNGSRLQVDDFLQDYTLLVNVIHCENLEKDVEFEVVGDAPDKAPTPTRSQEEGKNIANGNKESSEPSTSSEAPAEQNDILLVDSDEEVPSSSTMAVSMESGGHKRKLHDAETGEASAKRQHLSQPSADDDNDIIALD